A window of the Phycicoccus sp. M110.8 genome harbors these coding sequences:
- a CDS encoding polysaccharide deacetylase family protein, translating into MSARVTRRLLLAAGAGGVVATVARAVEERDAARMARTPRGSGDGPASAAPAGRPRRPTRAAAARPSAPQLTRPSRATEVRRYAGLSPRAWGMDLPGTTTDLAPARAVALTFDACGGPHGDGYDARLVELLRHHAVPATFFLNARWVRANPSIAAELASDPLFEVGSHGVRHLPLSVTGRAAYGIRGTRDVGQVWDEVCGGIDAVEALTGRAPRWFRSGTAHYDDVALRVVHDLGLQVAGFDVNGDAGATFSPAQVAAQLAGVRPGSVVISHVNHPDGGTAAGYERGLPLLLERGLLFRRLTQPPG; encoded by the coding sequence ATGTCCGCACGTGTCACCCGGCGCCTGCTGCTGGCGGCGGGCGCCGGCGGTGTCGTCGCGACCGTCGCGCGCGCGGTCGAGGAGAGGGATGCGGCGAGGATGGCGCGCACCCCACGCGGCTCCGGCGATGGGCCTGCGTCGGCGGCGCCTGCCGGGCGGCCGCGACGTCCGACCAGGGCGGCGGCGGCGCGTCCCTCGGCGCCCCAGCTCACCCGTCCCAGCCGCGCCACCGAGGTGCGCCGGTATGCCGGGCTGTCACCTCGCGCGTGGGGCATGGACCTGCCGGGGACCACGACGGACCTCGCCCCGGCCCGCGCGGTGGCCCTGACGTTCGACGCCTGCGGTGGACCGCACGGCGACGGGTACGACGCACGCCTCGTCGAGCTGCTGCGCCACCACGCCGTGCCGGCGACGTTCTTCCTCAACGCGCGGTGGGTCCGGGCCAACCCGTCGATCGCTGCCGAGCTGGCGAGCGACCCGCTGTTCGAGGTCGGCAGCCACGGGGTCCGGCACCTGCCGTTGTCGGTGACCGGACGGGCGGCATACGGGATCCGCGGGACCCGGGACGTCGGGCAGGTGTGGGACGAGGTGTGCGGCGGGATCGACGCGGTCGAGGCGCTCACCGGCCGCGCCCCGCGGTGGTTCCGCTCCGGCACGGCGCACTACGACGACGTGGCGCTGCGGGTGGTGCACGACCTGGGCCTGCAGGTGGCCGGGTTCGACGTCAACGGCGACGCCGGCGCGACGTTCTCGCCCGCCCAGGTCGCCGCGCAGCTGGCGGGCGTGCGCCCGGGGTCGGTCGTGATCTCGCACGTCAACCACCCGGACGGCGGGACCGCCGCCGGGTACGAGCGCGGCCTGCCGCTGCTGCTCGAGCGCGGGCTCCTCTTCCGCCGGCTGACGCAGCCGCCCGGCTGA
- a CDS encoding aldo/keto reductase, whose product MDTRTLGNALTVSPIGLGCMGISQSFGPSPERPAMVEFLRQAVDHGVTFFDTAEVYGPYANEEVVGEALEPVRDSVVIATKFGFAFDEDGRQDGVSSRPEHIRAAVEGSLRRLRTDVIDLLYQHRVDPDVPIEDVAGTVKELIDAGKVRHFGLSEAGPTTIRRAHAVQPVTALQSEYSLFWREPEESVLGTLEELGIGFVPFSPLGRGLLTGQVKRGDTFGEGDIRANLPRFSGEALDHNLALVDRVTAVAERVGATPGQVALAWLLSRKPWIVPIPGTRRLERLDENLAAADLQLGADDLAELTAASDAADVQGDRYPAAMQAMIDRS is encoded by the coding sequence GTGGACACCCGCACCCTCGGCAACGCACTGACCGTCTCGCCCATCGGCCTCGGCTGCATGGGCATCAGCCAGAGCTTCGGCCCCTCCCCCGAACGCCCGGCGATGGTCGAGTTCCTGCGGCAGGCCGTCGACCACGGTGTCACGTTCTTCGACACCGCCGAGGTCTACGGGCCGTACGCCAACGAGGAGGTCGTCGGCGAGGCCCTCGAGCCCGTGCGGGACTCGGTGGTCATCGCCACCAAGTTCGGCTTCGCCTTCGACGAGGACGGCCGCCAGGACGGTGTCAGCAGCCGACCGGAGCACATCCGCGCCGCCGTCGAGGGGTCGCTGCGGCGCCTGCGCACCGACGTCATCGACCTGCTGTACCAGCACCGGGTGGACCCCGACGTCCCGATCGAGGACGTGGCCGGCACGGTGAAGGAGCTCATCGACGCGGGCAAGGTCCGGCACTTCGGGCTGTCCGAGGCCGGGCCGACCACCATCCGCCGCGCCCACGCCGTCCAGCCGGTGACGGCGCTGCAGAGCGAGTACTCGCTGTTCTGGCGCGAGCCGGAGGAGTCGGTGCTCGGCACGCTCGAGGAGCTCGGCATCGGGTTCGTCCCCTTCAGCCCGCTGGGGCGGGGGCTGCTCACCGGGCAGGTCAAGCGCGGCGACACCTTCGGCGAGGGCGACATCCGCGCGAACCTCCCGCGGTTCAGCGGTGAGGCGCTCGACCACAACCTCGCGCTCGTCGACAGGGTGACCGCCGTGGCCGAGCGGGTCGGGGCCACGCCCGGGCAGGTCGCGCTCGCGTGGCTGCTGTCCCGCAAGCCGTGGATCGTGCCGATCCCCGGCACCCGTCGGCTGGAGCGGCTGGACGAGAACCTCGCGGCCGCGGACCTGCAGCTGGGCGCGGACGACCTCGCCGAGCTGACGGCAGCCTCGGACGCCGCCGACGTGCAGGGTGACCGCTACCCCGCGGCGATGCAGGCGATGATCGACCGCTCGTAG
- a CDS encoding phospholipase D family protein, which translates to MALAEWFLSPSERGNPATRLDSRHTPATGWTEGNLVHPLVHGATYFAELLARVGELERGDLLLFVDWRGDPDERLTGESGSEVAAVFAAAARRGVDVRGLVWRSHWDRLAFSSAENRTLQEDVNAAGGQCLLDMRVRTGGSHHQKFVVLRHPGRPERDVAFLGGIDLCHSRRDDAAHEGDPQRQAMAAAYGPRPPWHDVQLRLTGPVVGDVETVFRERWEDPQVTSRSPLRWAGDALHHDRVRPTPLPPQLPDPAPTGPHPVQLLRTYPRRAGGYPFAPRGERSVARGCAKAVRRAESLVYVEDQYLWSPDVARTFGEALRRNPRLRLVAVLPHRPDQDGRLSMPPNLVGRDRVLRHLRDVAPGRVAFYGIENAAGTPVYVHAKVCVVDDSWASVGSDNFNRRSWTHDSEVSAAVAHEGYARGLREELVREHLGLGDAEPAPGIEDLFDAFAARAAALDRWHREGRSGPRPPGQVRPVHDPALGRLTRTWAEVAYRYVYDPDGRPLSLRLRRRM; encoded by the coding sequence GTGGCCCTCGCCGAGTGGTTCCTCAGTCCGTCGGAGCGCGGGAACCCCGCCACCCGGCTCGACAGCCGGCACACGCCGGCGACCGGCTGGACCGAGGGCAACCTGGTGCACCCGCTCGTCCACGGCGCGACCTACTTCGCCGAGCTTCTCGCGCGTGTCGGCGAGCTCGAGCGCGGCGACCTCCTGCTGTTCGTCGACTGGCGGGGTGACCCCGACGAGCGCCTCACCGGCGAGAGCGGCAGCGAGGTCGCGGCCGTCTTCGCCGCGGCCGCCCGGCGCGGCGTCGACGTCCGCGGCCTGGTCTGGCGCTCGCACTGGGACCGGCTCGCCTTCTCCAGCGCGGAGAACCGCACGCTGCAGGAGGACGTCAACGCCGCCGGGGGCCAGTGCCTGTTGGACATGCGGGTGCGCACCGGCGGCTCGCACCACCAGAAGTTCGTCGTCCTGCGGCACCCCGGCCGGCCGGAGCGCGACGTCGCGTTCCTCGGCGGGATCGACCTGTGCCACAGCCGCAGGGACGACGCCGCCCACGAGGGCGACCCGCAGCGCCAGGCGATGGCGGCGGCATACGGCCCCCGCCCTCCGTGGCACGACGTCCAGCTGCGGCTGACCGGTCCGGTGGTTGGTGACGTCGAGACGGTGTTCCGCGAGCGGTGGGAGGACCCGCAGGTGACGAGCCGCTCGCCGTTGCGGTGGGCGGGGGACGCGCTGCACCACGACCGGGTCCGTCCGACGCCGCTGCCGCCCCAGCTGCCGGACCCGGCCCCCACCGGACCGCACCCGGTCCAGCTCCTGCGGACGTACCCGCGCCGTGCCGGCGGCTACCCCTTCGCCCCGCGCGGCGAGCGCAGCGTGGCCCGGGGGTGCGCCAAGGCCGTGCGACGGGCCGAGTCGCTGGTCTACGTCGAGGACCAGTACCTCTGGTCACCGGACGTCGCCCGGACGTTCGGCGAGGCCCTGCGGCGCAACCCGCGGCTGCGCCTCGTCGCCGTCCTCCCCCACCGGCCCGACCAGGACGGGCGCCTGTCCATGCCGCCCAACCTCGTCGGCCGCGACCGCGTCCTGCGGCACCTGCGGGACGTGGCGCCGGGACGAGTCGCCTTCTACGGCATCGAGAATGCCGCGGGCACGCCGGTCTACGTGCACGCCAAGGTGTGCGTCGTCGACGACTCGTGGGCCAGCGTCGGCTCGGACAACTTCAACCGGCGCTCGTGGACCCACGACTCGGAGGTGTCCGCGGCCGTCGCCCACGAGGGGTACGCGCGCGGTCTGCGCGAGGAGCTGGTGCGCGAGCACCTGGGTCTGGGCGACGCCGAGCCGGCTCCCGGCATCGAGGACCTCTTCGACGCGTTCGCCGCGCGGGCGGCGGCGCTCGACCGGTGGCACCGAGAGGGCCGCAGCGGCCCGCGGCCGCCCGGGCAGGTGCGGCCGGTCCACGACCCGGCCCTCGGCCGGCTGACCCGGACCTGGGCCGAGGTCGCCTACCGGTACGTCTACGACCCCGACGGCCGGCCGCTGTCGCTGAGGCTCCGCCGCCGGATGTGA
- a CDS encoding DUF1345 domain-containing protein, with protein sequence MSAAPQGGIRGATARPRLLASVAVGLVAGVGTSATPAGWQLGLLVGWMAGAALYVGWMWFTIWPLDGGATRQHASREDPGQKSADVAVLTAAVASLGAVGLFLGAGSSGSGSGKVVEAVLTVLSVALAWAMVHTLFTVRYARMYYGDEPGGGIDFNQDEDPRYSDFAYLSFTLGMTFQVSDTDISRQDLRATILRHMLLSYLLGAVVISVTVNLVAGLAK encoded by the coding sequence GTGAGCGCGGCGCCGCAGGGCGGGATCCGTGGCGCCACAGCGCGACCCAGACTGCTCGCCTCGGTCGCGGTCGGACTGGTCGCGGGGGTCGGGACGTCGGCGACACCGGCCGGTTGGCAGCTCGGCCTGCTCGTCGGGTGGATGGCGGGCGCCGCGCTCTACGTCGGGTGGATGTGGTTCACCATCTGGCCGCTCGACGGCGGTGCCACCAGGCAGCACGCCTCCCGCGAGGACCCGGGCCAGAAGTCGGCCGACGTCGCGGTCCTCACCGCGGCGGTCGCCAGCCTCGGCGCGGTCGGGCTCTTCCTCGGCGCCGGGTCGTCCGGCAGCGGGTCGGGCAAGGTGGTCGAGGCCGTCCTCACGGTGCTCAGCGTCGCCCTGGCCTGGGCGATGGTGCACACGCTCTTCACGGTGCGCTACGCCCGCATGTACTACGGCGACGAGCCCGGTGGCGGCATCGACTTCAACCAGGACGAGGACCCGCGGTACAGCGACTTCGCCTACCTGTCCTTCACCCTGGGCATGACGTTCCAGGTGTCCGACACCGACATCAGCCGCCAGGACCTGCGCGCCACGATCCTGCGCCACATGCTGCTGTCGTACCTGCTGGGCGCCGTGGTCATCAGCGTCACGGTCAACCTCGTCGCGGGGCTGGCCAAGTAG
- a CDS encoding DNA glycosylase AlkZ-like family protein, with amino-acid sequence MAGRTRPRTTWSTALAWRLERQLLDPVGSESVADVVRRLGAVPSMDESLAELAVRTRRRGSRPGELAQALADGTVVKAFAFRGAVHYLSAQDGGTYLALRAAGRQWELPSWVEFYGLSADAWPAFRAAVREALAGGPLTVAELGEALTSQPAYRHLRPVFDEGAGTLVKPLTWQGDMGFGPPRDGRATFQRLDASPHWRGIPDLEDAGPRAVRAYLRAYGPATPDHLHYWLGNGLSAGRRRIDRWLDGLADVLVSVDIEGTIALVLEDDLEALLAARPSGAVRFLPGHDAWVMGPGTKDDRVTPACLRDDVTRRRNPVVVGGVVRGTWSHRGDELSVQWCGAEPPPTRALEEEAARTAGILGLDLRLSVLT; translated from the coding sequence ATGGCAGGACGGACCAGACCGAGGACCACGTGGAGCACAGCGCTGGCCTGGCGGCTGGAGCGGCAGCTGCTCGACCCGGTCGGGTCCGAGTCGGTGGCCGACGTGGTGCGGCGGCTGGGCGCGGTGCCGTCGATGGACGAGTCGCTCGCCGAGCTGGCCGTCCGCACGCGCCGCCGCGGGTCCCGGCCCGGCGAGCTGGCGCAGGCGCTGGCGGACGGCACCGTCGTGAAGGCGTTCGCCTTCCGTGGTGCGGTGCACTACCTGTCGGCGCAGGACGGTGGCACCTACCTCGCACTGCGCGCGGCCGGACGGCAGTGGGAGCTGCCGAGCTGGGTCGAGTTCTACGGCCTGTCCGCCGACGCGTGGCCCGCGTTCCGGGCCGCCGTCCGGGAGGCCCTGGCCGGGGGACCGCTCACGGTGGCCGAGCTCGGTGAGGCGCTCACGAGCCAGCCGGCGTACCGGCACCTGCGGCCGGTCTTCGACGAGGGCGCCGGCACGCTCGTCAAGCCCCTGACGTGGCAGGGGGACATGGGCTTCGGCCCGCCGCGGGACGGCAGGGCCACGTTCCAGCGGCTCGACGCGAGCCCGCACTGGCGCGGCATACCCGACCTCGAGGACGCCGGTCCGCGCGCGGTGAGGGCGTACCTGCGGGCGTACGGTCCTGCGACGCCCGACCACCTGCACTACTGGCTCGGCAACGGCCTCAGCGCCGGGCGGCGGCGCATCGACCGCTGGCTCGACGGGTTGGCCGACGTCCTGGTGTCCGTGGACATCGAGGGGACGATCGCGCTGGTGCTGGAGGACGACCTCGAGGCACTGCTCGCGGCGCGGCCGTCTGGAGCCGTGCGGTTCCTCCCCGGGCACGACGCCTGGGTGATGGGTCCCGGGACGAAGGACGACCGCGTCACCCCGGCGTGCCTGCGTGACGACGTGACGCGCCGGCGGAACCCGGTCGTCGTCGGCGGGGTGGTGCGCGGCACCTGGTCGCACCGCGGCGACGAGCTGTCGGTGCAGTGGTGCGGCGCGGAGCCACCGCCGACCCGGGCGCTGGAGGAGGAGGCTGCGCGCACGGCGGGCATCCTGGGTCTCGACCTGCGGCTGTCGGTCCTCACCTGA
- a CDS encoding VanZ family protein, whose protein sequence is MTGWGPSASAPVPPGRGLREWGWHAWLGTETGVVVVTALLLPVAMAAVCGVAWWRRSSGVPPARAWRWAVSEVGMVYGTAPFVWMTMLPGARAGQARGAVSLVPLRDLATMSTFQVVGNLLLLAALGFLAPLRLGACASVLRVTGLAAACSTLIEVAQYVLPLDRVSSVDDVLLNTTGAALAALLSTALIRGASLLRRHGAPARVATGVDP, encoded by the coding sequence GTGACCGGGTGGGGACCGTCTGCGTCGGCACCGGTCCCGCCCGGCCGCGGGCTGCGGGAGTGGGGGTGGCACGCCTGGCTCGGGACCGAGACCGGCGTCGTCGTGGTCACCGCCCTGCTGCTGCCCGTCGCCATGGCCGCCGTGTGCGGCGTGGCGTGGTGGCGGAGGTCCTCCGGTGTCCCGCCGGCGCGGGCCTGGCGCTGGGCGGTGTCCGAGGTCGGGATGGTCTACGGGACGGCGCCCTTCGTCTGGATGACGATGCTTCCGGGCGCTCGCGCGGGGCAGGCCCGCGGCGCGGTCAGCCTGGTCCCGCTGCGGGACCTCGCGACGATGTCGACCTTCCAGGTGGTCGGCAACCTGCTGCTCCTCGCCGCCCTCGGGTTCCTCGCCCCACTCCGTCTCGGTGCCTGTGCCTCGGTGCTGCGGGTCACGGGCCTGGCGGCGGCCTGTTCCACCCTCATCGAGGTCGCGCAGTACGTCCTGCCCCTGGACCGGGTGTCCTCGGTCGACGACGTCCTGCTGAACACGACCGGGGCGGCGCTCGCAGCGTTACTGTCGACCGCCCTGATCCGCGGGGCGAGCCTGCTGCGGCGGCACGGTGCGCCCGCCCGGGTCGCCACGGGGGTCGACCCCTGA
- a CDS encoding M15 family metallopeptidase, translating to MPTSHLPHTRARRRARTALGVLALLAAATAGAALATPDDQAPEPSATAHRPTTTDRPTSGLPRQGAATTTGAGRGTVVADRAPHRPPGSAAGAEDDGAVHGGVPVFDAHDAALVNLDPALLGALREAATQARHDGVEVQVNSGWRSAAYQAQLLREAVARYGSAAEAARWVATPQTSAHVSGDAVDIGPTAAASWMSRHGAAFGLCRVYRNEPWHFELRTGAQDHGCPALYADPTQDPRMHQ from the coding sequence ATGCCCACCAGCCACCTGCCCCACACCAGGGCCCGGCGCCGCGCACGGACGGCGCTGGGTGTCCTCGCCCTCCTTGCGGCCGCGACAGCCGGGGCTGCGCTCGCCACCCCCGACGACCAGGCCCCCGAACCGTCCGCGACGGCGCACCGACCGACGACGACCGACCGGCCCACGAGCGGGCTCCCGCGCCAGGGGGCCGCCACCACCACCGGTGCCGGGCGCGGCACCGTCGTGGCGGACCGCGCCCCACACCGGCCACCCGGGTCGGCGGCGGGTGCTGAGGACGACGGCGCGGTCCACGGCGGGGTGCCGGTGTTCGACGCCCACGACGCAGCGCTCGTCAACCTCGACCCCGCGCTCCTTGGGGCCCTCAGGGAGGCTGCCACGCAGGCCCGTCACGACGGCGTCGAGGTGCAGGTCAACAGCGGGTGGCGCAGCGCGGCATACCAGGCGCAGCTCCTGCGGGAGGCGGTCGCGCGGTACGGGTCGGCGGCGGAGGCCGCCCGCTGGGTGGCGACCCCGCAGACCTCCGCCCACGTCTCGGGGGACGCGGTGGACATCGGCCCGACGGCCGCCGCGAGCTGGATGTCCCGTCACGGTGCCGCGTTCGGGCTCTGCCGGGTCTACCGCAACGAGCCCTGGCACTTCGAGCTCCGGACCGGGGCGCAGGACCACGGGTGCCCGGCCCTGTACGCCGACCCGACGCAGGACCCGAGGATGCACCAGTGA
- a CDS encoding response regulator transcription factor, whose translation MRVLVVEDEPWLADAVRDGLRLEAIAADVALDGDTALELLAVNTYDVAVLDRDIPGPSGDEVARHIVASGTGLPILMLTAADRLDDKASGFGLGADDYLTKPFELRELVLRLRALDRRRASNRPPVQEVAGVRVDPFRREVHRDGRYVALTRKQFAVLEVLVGAQGGVVSAEELLERAWDENADPFTNAVRITVSALRKRLGEPWVIRTVPGVGYRIDAAPGSDDVGPDHG comes from the coding sequence ATGCGCGTGTTGGTCGTCGAGGACGAGCCCTGGCTGGCGGACGCCGTCCGCGATGGCCTGCGCCTCGAGGCGATCGCCGCGGACGTCGCCCTCGACGGTGACACAGCCCTGGAGCTGCTGGCCGTGAACACCTATGACGTCGCCGTGCTGGACCGCGACATCCCGGGGCCGTCCGGTGACGAGGTCGCGCGACACATCGTGGCCTCCGGCACCGGGCTGCCGATCCTCATGCTCACGGCGGCCGACCGGCTCGACGACAAGGCGTCGGGGTTCGGCCTCGGTGCCGACGACTACCTCACCAAGCCGTTCGAGCTGCGCGAGCTCGTGCTGAGGCTGAGGGCCCTCGACCGCAGACGCGCCTCGAACCGGCCCCCGGTGCAGGAGGTCGCGGGCGTGCGGGTCGACCCGTTCCGCCGCGAGGTCCACCGCGACGGCCGCTACGTCGCCCTCACCCGCAAGCAGTTCGCGGTCCTCGAGGTGCTCGTCGGGGCGCAGGGCGGGGTGGTCAGCGCGGAGGAGCTGCTGGAGCGGGCGTGGGACGAGAACGCCGACCCGTTCACGAACGCGGTCCGCATCACCGTGTCGGCCCTGCGCAAGCGGCTGGGCGAGCCCTGGGTGATCCGGACCGTGCCGGGGGTCGGCTACCGCATCGACGCCGCGCCCGGCTCCGACGACGTGGGACCGGACCATGGCTAG
- a CDS encoding HAMP domain-containing sensor histidine kinase: MARPAGPSVRLKLTLSYAGFLMVAGALLLATVWVFLLRYVPSQARFGPGPFSPTRGDLQAAFAPRAAQALAFLLVFGLVGGWFLAGRMLAPLARITEATRIAGTGSLSHRIRLEGPGDEFRELADAFDSMLARLEARVAEQQRFAANASHELRTPLAVTQTLLDVAREDPDTDHHELVKRLRAVNGRAIELTEALLLLSRADQRSFAREPLDLSLLAEEAVETLLPLAEARGTTLRVTGQPARVPGSPALLQQVTTNLVHNAIVHNLPQGGAVLVGTEVQGEEGLLTVESTGEPLAPGLVATLVEPFQRGTGRARSEHAGVGLGLAIVDSIVRAHDGSLVLAPRPGGGLCVTVRLPRIAQL, encoded by the coding sequence ATGGCTAGGCCGGCAGGCCCCAGCGTCCGGCTCAAGCTGACCCTGAGCTACGCCGGGTTCCTCATGGTCGCCGGGGCCCTGCTGCTGGCCACGGTGTGGGTGTTCCTCCTGAGGTACGTGCCGAGCCAGGCGCGCTTCGGGCCCGGGCCGTTCAGCCCGACGCGGGGAGACCTCCAGGCCGCGTTCGCGCCGCGCGCGGCGCAGGCGCTGGCGTTCCTGCTCGTCTTCGGCCTCGTCGGCGGGTGGTTCCTCGCCGGACGCATGCTCGCGCCGTTGGCCCGGATCACCGAGGCCACCCGCATCGCCGGCACCGGGTCGCTGTCGCACAGGATCCGGCTCGAGGGCCCCGGCGACGAGTTCCGCGAGCTGGCCGACGCCTTCGACTCGATGCTGGCGCGGCTCGAGGCGAGGGTCGCCGAGCAGCAGCGGTTCGCGGCCAACGCCTCGCACGAGCTGCGGACGCCGCTCGCCGTCACGCAGACCCTCCTCGACGTCGCCCGCGAGGACCCGGACACCGACCACCACGAGCTGGTCAAGCGCCTTCGTGCGGTCAACGGCAGGGCGATCGAGCTCACCGAGGCACTGCTCCTGCTCAGCCGTGCCGACCAGCGGTCCTTCGCCCGGGAGCCCCTCGACCTGTCGCTCCTCGCAGAGGAGGCGGTCGAGACCCTGCTCCCCCTGGCGGAGGCGCGCGGCACCACCCTCCGGGTGACCGGGCAGCCGGCGCGGGTGCCCGGCTCGCCGGCGCTGCTGCAGCAGGTGACGACCAACCTCGTGCACAACGCCATCGTCCACAACCTGCCGCAGGGCGGCGCGGTCCTGGTCGGCACCGAGGTGCAGGGCGAGGAGGGGCTGCTCACGGTGGAGAGCACCGGCGAACCACTGGCGCCGGGGCTGGTGGCCACCCTGGTCGAGCCGTTCCAGCGCGGCACGGGACGCGCCCGCTCCGAGCACGCAGGCGTGGGACTGGGCCTGGCCATCGTCGACAGCATCGTGCGGGCGCACGACGGCTCCCTCGTCCTCGCGCCACGCCCCGGCGGGGGCCTCTGCGTGACGGTCCGCCTGCCCCGGATCGCGCAGCTCTGA
- a CDS encoding MerR family transcriptional regulator, translated as MLTISELAAYAGVTVRAVRHYHAKGLLPEPERDSSGYRRYDAAAVVELVRIRTLADAGVPLSRVRELLSAGEGEFATAVGEIDRRLRAEIRERQRHRERIARLAAGDSLALPAEAVAYLERLRAVGVPDEMVEAERDAWILVAAHLPERMPFYMQVKEAQLDDPGIRELYRELADIAHWPADDPRLVPVADRLVEQFEAVPEEEWDEGSLPEDLAVLLDGVFLARVAGAQTILARFEERGWTGWTNIRRVEQVG; from the coding sequence ATGCTGACCATCAGCGAGCTCGCGGCGTATGCCGGGGTGACGGTGCGCGCGGTCCGTCACTACCACGCCAAGGGGCTCCTGCCGGAGCCCGAGCGGGACTCCTCCGGGTACCGCCGCTACGACGCGGCGGCGGTGGTGGAGCTGGTGCGCATCCGCACCCTCGCCGACGCCGGGGTGCCGTTGTCCCGGGTGCGCGAGCTGCTGTCAGCCGGCGAGGGGGAGTTCGCCACCGCGGTGGGGGAGATCGACCGGCGGCTGCGGGCCGAGATCCGTGAGCGACAGCGCCACCGGGAGCGGATCGCCCGGCTGGCCGCCGGCGACAGCCTGGCCCTGCCGGCCGAGGCGGTGGCCTACCTGGAGCGGCTGCGCGCTGTCGGCGTCCCGGACGAGATGGTCGAGGCGGAGCGGGACGCCTGGATCCTCGTGGCCGCCCACCTGCCGGAGCGGATGCCGTTCTACATGCAGGTCAAGGAGGCCCAGCTCGACGACCCCGGCATCCGCGAGCTCTACCGGGAGCTGGCCGACATCGCGCACTGGCCGGCCGACGACCCACGCCTGGTGCCGGTCGCCGACCGCCTCGTCGAGCAGTTCGAGGCAGTGCCCGAGGAGGAGTGGGACGAGGGGTCCCTGCCCGAGGACCTCGCGGTCCTGCTCGACGGTGTCTTCCTGGCGAGGGTCGCGGGGGCGCAGACGATCCTGGCCCGGTTCGAGGAGCGCGGTTGGACCGGCTGGACCAACATCCGCCGGGTCGAGCAGGTGGGCTAA
- a CDS encoding ABC transporter permease, producing the protein MTTALHDTTVLTKRSLRHVLRSPDTIITTAVTPIAMLLLFVYVFGSAIDIGGGSYVDYLLPGILLITVASGIAYTAFRLFTDVSGGIVERFQSMPIARSAVLWSHVLTSVVANLTSLVIVVLVAVLMGFRSGAGVLAWLAVLGILVLFTLALTWLAVIPGLTAKTVDGVSGFSYPLIFLPFLSSAFVPTAGMPGPVRWFAEHQPVTSIVDTIRALYAEQPVGSAIWVALAWCVGLLLLAYVLAMRTYRARVA; encoded by the coding sequence ATGACCACCGCCCTGCACGACACCACCGTCCTGACCAAGCGGTCCCTGCGGCACGTCCTGCGCAGCCCCGACACCATCATCACGACGGCCGTGACTCCGATCGCCATGCTCCTGCTGTTCGTCTACGTCTTCGGCAGCGCGATCGACATCGGCGGTGGCAGCTACGTCGACTACCTGCTCCCCGGCATCCTGCTCATCACGGTCGCCTCGGGGATCGCGTACACCGCCTTCCGCCTGTTCACCGACGTGTCCGGCGGCATCGTGGAGCGGTTCCAGTCGATGCCGATCGCGCGGTCCGCGGTCCTGTGGAGCCACGTGCTGACCTCCGTGGTGGCGAACCTGACCTCCCTGGTGATCGTCGTGCTCGTCGCGGTCCTGATGGGGTTCCGTTCGGGCGCAGGGGTGCTCGCGTGGCTCGCCGTGCTCGGCATCCTGGTCCTGTTCACGCTCGCGCTGACGTGGCTCGCCGTCATCCCGGGTCTCACGGCCAAGACCGTGGACGGTGTGAGCGGCTTCTCCTACCCGCTGATCTTCCTGCCGTTCCTCAGCTCGGCGTTCGTGCCCACGGCCGGGATGCCCGGCCCGGTGCGCTGGTTCGCGGAGCACCAGCCCGTCACCTCGATCGTGGACACCATCAGGGCCCTGTATGCCGAGCAGCCGGTCGGCAGCGCGATCTGGGTCGCCCTGGCCTGGTGCGTGGGCCTGCTCCTGCTCGCCTACGTGCTGGCGATGCGGACCTACCGCGCCAGGGTCGCGTGA